One part of the Nitrospira sp. genome encodes these proteins:
- a CDS encoding pentapeptide repeat-containing protein: MIHSAVRQGLFLLIVSTIATTPILAATTTPPPNHVQRCEQPHKKSTLSPAAIRSTLHAHQEWLEQRDSPGHKRADFCGADLRQASLEGANLERARMEGVNLRQANLRQSILTQASLAGADLTKANLEDSNLVGADLRHAKLTHANLLRAIGDEAALYNAALSGAQLHDAIFERAHFEGADLSSADFTNATLVDSYLYGANLQKAVLTGADLMGADLRRTDLSKALLLQTNLQGALLDGARLNDARMMEADLESAYLDDTDLRHADLRDAILRGADLRHANLEGTRLAQADLEGANLEGARLIKASLQSAKMRMVILYKAVIEKADFRDANLHHAVMIGTHGADAVFTKAALHEIYAPKASLPRAQFNEATLDSANLVAADLSDANFSHANLTHANLQEAKLQRASFNGADLSGARLDAADIRQANFYGANLASSAGLTQAQLDTACVDNQTLLPAELSRPAPCAVTKKKAGGR; the protein is encoded by the coding sequence ATGATCCATTCCGCCGTACGCCAGGGACTGTTCCTGTTGATCGTATCCACCATTGCCACAACCCCAATTCTGGCAGCAACCACAACACCTCCACCAAACCATGTCCAGCGATGCGAGCAACCACACAAGAAAAGCACCTTGTCTCCAGCCGCCATCCGCAGCACACTCCACGCACACCAGGAATGGCTCGAACAGCGAGACAGCCCCGGGCATAAACGGGCGGATTTCTGTGGAGCCGACTTACGGCAGGCCTCCCTCGAAGGGGCCAATCTCGAACGTGCCCGGATGGAAGGCGTCAACCTCAGGCAGGCCAATCTCAGACAAAGCATCCTGACGCAAGCCAGCCTTGCCGGCGCCGACCTCACCAAAGCCAACCTCGAAGACAGCAATTTAGTCGGTGCGGACTTGCGTCATGCCAAACTGACACATGCCAACCTCCTCCGTGCGATCGGCGATGAAGCGGCGCTGTACAACGCCGCGTTATCCGGCGCCCAGCTACACGATGCCATCTTCGAGCGAGCCCATTTCGAGGGAGCCGATTTATCGTCGGCTGACTTTACGAACGCGACGCTGGTCGACAGCTACCTCTACGGAGCCAATCTTCAGAAGGCAGTCCTAACCGGAGCCGATTTGATGGGTGCGGATCTTCGCCGGACCGACTTGTCGAAGGCCCTACTGCTTCAGACCAATCTGCAGGGGGCGCTGCTCGACGGAGCTCGCTTGAATGACGCCCGTATGATGGAAGCGGATCTAGAAAGCGCCTATCTGGATGATACCGACCTTCGACACGCCGATCTTCGCGATGCCATCCTCCGCGGAGCGGATCTCCGTCATGCAAATCTGGAGGGTACCCGCCTCGCACAAGCCGATCTTGAAGGCGCCAATCTGGAAGGCGCGCGCCTCATCAAGGCCTCACTCCAATCAGCAAAAATGCGCATGGTGATTCTCTACAAGGCTGTCATTGAAAAGGCCGACTTTCGCGACGCTAACCTGCATCATGCCGTCATGATCGGCACACACGGCGCCGACGCCGTCTTTACCAAAGCCGCCCTGCACGAGATCTATGCCCCCAAAGCATCCCTGCCTAGGGCACAATTCAATGAGGCCACACTCGACTCAGCCAATCTCGTCGCCGCCGATTTGAGTGATGCCAATTTCAGCCATGCGAATTTGACCCACGCCAATCTGCAGGAAGCCAAGCTGCAGAGAGCCTCATTCAATGGGGCAGATCTCAGCGGCGCACGCCTTGATGCGGCCGACATCCGTCAGGCGAACTTCTACGGAGCCAATCTGGCCTCATCGGCCGGACTGACCCAAGCGCAGCTGGATACCGCCTGTGTCGATAACCAGACTCTGTTGCCGGCGGAGCTCAGTCGACCGGCGCCTTGCGCAGTGACAAAGAAGAAAGCCGGAGGTCGATAG
- a CDS encoding cytochrome c: MMHKTSRTLVFAAGVSLLLSALSVAAQDLPADLHRGKALYQNHCATCHGQTGWGDGPTAASLRVAPANFHLFRSFLKSDEELLRTIEHGIVFSPMHAWTGSLTEGQMIDVLAYVRLLSQQGK; this comes from the coding sequence ATGATGCACAAGACATCTCGAACGCTCGTATTCGCCGCCGGCGTCAGTCTCTTACTCAGTGCCCTGTCCGTTGCGGCCCAGGATCTTCCCGCCGACCTGCACCGAGGCAAGGCGCTGTATCAGAACCACTGCGCAACTTGCCACGGCCAAACCGGCTGGGGAGACGGCCCCACCGCTGCATCGCTCAGAGTCGCGCCGGCTAACTTCCATCTGTTTCGATCCTTTCTGAAATCCGATGAGGAGCTGCTGCGCACGATCGAACATGGGATCGTCTTCAGTCCCATGCATGCCTGGACCGGCAGCCTGACCGAGGGCCAAATGATTGATGTGTTGGCCTATGTGCGGCTGCTCTCCCAGCAAGGCAAGTGA
- a CDS encoding zinc ribbon domain-containing protein gives MPMYDYKCLDCGKESLIVVTLKEHERGEVQCPSCGSKKLQQLFTSFIAHTTKKS, from the coding sequence ATGCCAATGTATGATTATAAATGTCTCGATTGCGGCAAAGAATCGCTGATCGTGGTGACTCTGAAAGAGCACGAACGCGGTGAAGTGCAATGTCCGTCCTGCGGCAGTAAGAAACTACAACAACTATTCACCTCATTCATTGCCCACACCACCAAGAAGAGTTGA
- a CDS encoding universal stress protein, with product MKMLLAIDGSDQSYEAVRALKYLSRAEELHILHILDVPSPAYPMMVPEVAQELYTTIERTMREDGARLLDRIVSLLPMDSGPVTKHMEIGSPADRIVEYAAQHQIDLILVGGRGLGPIKERLIGSVSHRVLTFSKSAVLILPNFVKSLKQVLLPLQGSQDAERALLFLRQHPFREAVTITALTVLPQTRPPWPVDAVAEREMEGQALRSAESFINSVAADLKQMGYSTHAKSTLGVPVEAILQEAKAISADLLMMGSRGRHGLSRMVLGSVAHAVLHHAPCPLLVFH from the coding sequence ATGAAAATGCTGCTGGCCATCGATGGATCGGATCAATCCTATGAGGCGGTTCGTGCGCTCAAATACCTCTCCCGCGCTGAGGAATTGCATATTCTGCATATCCTGGATGTCCCGTCACCGGCCTATCCGATGATGGTGCCGGAAGTCGCACAAGAACTCTATACGACCATCGAGCGCACAATGCGCGAAGATGGCGCACGGTTGCTTGATCGCATTGTGTCGCTCCTGCCGATGGATTCTGGCCCCGTGACCAAACATATGGAGATCGGCTCACCCGCCGATCGGATCGTGGAGTATGCAGCGCAGCATCAGATCGACCTCATTCTTGTCGGAGGACGCGGGCTTGGACCGATCAAGGAACGGCTGATCGGCAGTGTCTCCCATCGGGTGCTCACCTTCTCCAAGAGCGCCGTCCTCATCCTGCCGAACTTTGTGAAGTCCCTAAAACAGGTGTTGCTGCCGCTGCAAGGATCACAAGACGCCGAGCGAGCGCTCTTGTTCCTCCGACAGCATCCATTCCGGGAAGCAGTCACGATCACTGCGCTCACGGTGCTCCCGCAGACCAGGCCGCCGTGGCCGGTCGACGCCGTCGCGGAGCGCGAAATGGAAGGCCAGGCGCTCCGGAGCGCCGAAAGCTTCATCAACTCCGTGGCAGCGGATCTGAAACAAATGGGCTACAGCACTCATGCGAAATCAACCTTGGGCGTTCCGGTCGAAGCGATTCTCCAAGAGGCCAAAGCCATCAGTGCCGATCTGCTGATGATGGGGTCCCGCGGTCGCCACGGGCTGAGCCGGATGGTGCTCGGCAGCGTCGCGCACGCGGTCCTTCATCATGCGCCATGTCCACTCTTGGTCTTCCACTAG
- a CDS encoding universal stress protein, protein MGDRLFSSILVPVDFSPCSEEAFRVACGLARLCGAEVLVAHVIDTSALSAFNRMGLLAVPSDGTAQKRRLRHFARLNVRRLLDSEAAKGIAMTRVVLEGAPFVEIAKTARVEKVDLVVMGSYGGRSGSVDKIFFGSTAEKVVRTAGCPVLTVPLPVKPR, encoded by the coding sequence ATGGGAGACAGATTGTTTTCCTCCATTCTAGTGCCGGTGGATTTTTCGCCTTGCTCGGAAGAGGCCTTCCGGGTGGCCTGCGGGTTGGCGCGGCTGTGCGGCGCCGAGGTCCTGGTGGCGCATGTGATTGACACGAGCGCGCTCAGCGCTTTTAATCGGATGGGGTTGCTTGCGGTGCCGTCTGATGGGACGGCCCAGAAGCGGCGTCTGCGGCATTTTGCCCGGTTGAATGTTCGTCGATTGCTCGATTCCGAGGCGGCAAAGGGGATTGCGATGACTCGGGTCGTGTTAGAGGGCGCGCCGTTTGTGGAGATTGCCAAGACTGCCAGGGTCGAAAAGGTCGATCTCGTCGTCATGGGCAGCTACGGAGGACGGTCGGGGAGCGTTGATAAGATTTTCTTTGGCAGTACGGCAGAAAAGGTGGTGCGGACAGCAGGATGTCCAGTGCTGACGGTGCCGCTGCCGGTGAAGCCGCGATGA
- a CDS encoding cupredoxin domain-containing protein, giving the protein MRTQRGRMWGWATVVSMTWALWSGAELPLWSQAEQVVDVTIKDFKFMTKQTTLRLGVATVIRIKNEDTERHDFGSTMFEGIPTQVEKDGVIVYGRGVGGVFLDAKRDAALRFNMSRPGRHEFRCSIHPNMNGELLLLNVEAV; this is encoded by the coding sequence ATGAGAACGCAGAGAGGGCGGATGTGGGGATGGGCGACCGTGGTGAGCATGACCTGGGCTTTATGGAGCGGGGCGGAGCTTCCGCTCTGGTCGCAGGCTGAACAGGTCGTGGACGTCACGATTAAGGATTTCAAGTTTATGACCAAGCAAACCACGCTTCGGCTGGGTGTGGCGACGGTGATCAGGATTAAGAACGAGGATACGGAGCGCCACGATTTCGGTTCAACCATGTTTGAAGGGATTCCGACGCAGGTGGAGAAGGACGGCGTGATTGTCTATGGACGAGGGGTCGGGGGGGTCTTCCTCGATGCCAAACGGGATGCGGCATTGCGGTTCAATATGTCCCGTCCTGGCCGTCACGAATTTCGCTGCTCAATCCATCCGAATATGAACGGGGAGCTTCTGCTCTTGAACGTGGAGGCCGTGTGA
- a CDS encoding universal stress protein has translation MSGETDRPRILLATDFSKWALRAEEYACCLAATWRATLTVLTVLEFPPGMNPEYPVNQVYLGELMKAGAKQLVDLKARASARGISLHTRIATGIPCDEVLAAVKAEDSDLVVVGTKGKSGLAHVLLGSTAERVIRTAPYPVLTVRMDSDEVSSAEAGPCGGISLNRILVPVDFSDCSLEAVEYAALMAQRHSASLTLLHVLEPVSYGLDFTLLHSGKREEMRERLTARLGDMTRALADAKIQADSQVRGGTPFESILDSARTIPADLIVMGTHGRRGLSHALSGSVAEAVLRQSRCPVLTVRSPKYASGHRRVLPGMTT, from the coding sequence GTGAGCGGAGAGACCGACAGACCACGCATTCTTCTGGCAACCGATTTTTCCAAATGGGCCCTGCGGGCGGAGGAATACGCCTGTTGCCTGGCCGCGACATGGCGGGCCACGCTGACCGTCCTCACGGTGCTGGAGTTCCCGCCCGGCATGAATCCGGAGTATCCCGTCAACCAGGTCTATCTCGGCGAGCTCATGAAAGCAGGGGCAAAGCAGTTGGTGGATTTGAAGGCGCGGGCCTCGGCTCGCGGGATTTCTTTGCATACACGGATCGCCACAGGAATTCCTTGTGACGAGGTGTTGGCGGCCGTGAAGGCGGAGGATTCGGATCTGGTGGTCGTCGGCACGAAAGGCAAGTCCGGTCTGGCGCATGTGCTGCTCGGAAGCACCGCAGAACGAGTCATTCGCACGGCGCCCTATCCGGTGCTCACCGTGCGTATGGATTCGGATGAGGTGTCTTCAGCGGAGGCGGGTCCGTGTGGGGGAATCAGTCTCAATCGAATTCTGGTCCCGGTCGATTTCTCAGATTGTTCCCTGGAAGCCGTGGAGTACGCCGCACTCATGGCTCAACGGCATAGCGCATCTCTGACGCTGTTGCATGTGCTGGAACCTGTCTCCTACGGCTTGGATTTCACGCTCTTGCATAGCGGCAAGCGGGAGGAGATGCGGGAGCGGTTGACGGCTCGATTGGGTGATATGACGCGGGCGCTGGCCGATGCCAAGATTCAAGCCGATTCGCAGGTGCGTGGGGGAACCCCGTTTGAATCGATTCTCGACAGTGCCAGGACTATTCCGGCCGATCTGATTGTCATGGGAACGCATGGGCGTCGCGGGTTGTCCCATGCACTGAGCGGGAGTGTGGCGGAGGCGGTGCTACGCCAGTCTCGTTGCCCGGTGCTCACCGTCCGCAGCCCGAAATATGCCTCGGGGCATCGCCGGGTGTTACCCGGAATGACCACATAA
- a CDS encoding DUF2934 domain-containing protein encodes MATVIRKRKNPPASRPSRTANPIELPDGMRDRIAAKAYELWHERGRQEGRDLEDWLDAEAIVMEEIHEARE; translated from the coding sequence ATGGCGACCGTGATCCGAAAGCGAAAGAATCCACCGGCCAGCCGGCCGTCACGCACGGCCAATCCGATCGAATTGCCCGATGGCATGAGGGATCGTATCGCCGCGAAGGCGTATGAATTATGGCATGAGCGGGGTCGTCAAGAAGGCCGGGATCTCGAAGATTGGCTCGATGCGGAGGCGATCGTGATGGAAGAGATTCATGAAGCTCGCGAATGA